In Rubrobacter radiotolerans DSM 5868, the following proteins share a genomic window:
- a CDS encoding small multi-drug export protein: MTDLLFRLLLTAASGALDLWVGIPVGFALGLPAVLVWAAAVSGNLGVAMLAFFAGSWLRRWIQGNRWLAKRRRRVEHAMKRYGVPGVALQAPLLTGTPTAIVVALALGAPVRSLLRWMIPSVVLWGAVFTGAAALGVSFLWD, from the coding sequence TTGACGGATTTGCTCTTCAGACTTCTCCTTACCGCGGCCTCCGGAGCCCTGGACCTGTGGGTGGGGATTCCGGTCGGGTTCGCGCTCGGCCTGCCGGCCGTGCTGGTCTGGGCCGCCGCAGTCTCCGGCAACCTGGGGGTGGCGATGCTTGCGTTCTTTGCCGGCAGCTGGCTGCGGCGCTGGATCCAGGGCAACCGCTGGCTGGCAAAGCGTCGCCGGCGCGTGGAACACGCCATGAAGCGATACGGAGTCCCGGGCGTCGCCCTGCAGGCTCCTCTTCTGACGGGTACGCCCACGGCCATCGTCGTGGCGCTGGCGCTCGGCGCACCGGTGCGTTCCCTGCTGCGGTGGATGATCCCAAGCGTAGTGCTCTGGGGGGCAGTCTTTACCGGGGCAGCGGCGCTCGGCGTGTCCTTTCTGTGGGACTAG
- a CDS encoding LTA synthase family protein — MRGLLKTGLALGVAVLAAGALRRALRGRSGDGPGSGRERGGSLVRESARGCSAGVVFGAAASGLTMRRDRVYALGLLVPFAVHGLALKVSSVLGLRSGGARPGETLLLVRSDLLFNLGYSLFWMGLLGAARSGPARWVAVGLFHAATVLVMFVRAAAHQFFRQTGTTLDYPIIALWLPRLEQVRPMLVHGVPRPAWALMAAALLYAVLGPRLLAELFGRWRGWPEELAETEEVCTSAPWLLLAGAAICALSLPAGPVPADVGRSFVRDPFVNVALSALRRPAARRRGRRAGPVPRPAARLVRTARTQRRGVVLVHLESTRASSVTPYNKGLGTTPFLEELAKSSLLVERAYTTVPHTSKASVSANCGIFPDPAREPTESYPGGLPARGLADLLGEEGYESVFFQSSVANFDDFGGLAENLGYREYYPLESMDTAGFERPNYFGCEDEVMLRPSERWLAGRGEGPFVAHYLTGTAHHDYRPPARYGRVRFSEDELLDRYLNCVRYQDFFLRNLIEQYKKLGLYGNALFVIFGDHGEGFGEHGRYGHEDVPYEEGLRIPLMVHAPGWFRRGERVPGPANLTDILPTVLDLLGYEVEGGDYLGHSLLRPLPEERILRFSCFNEGKCLASLDGSIKYVHHYDDRPDELFDLAADPLERRNLAGERPAEARERRRDLLAWRSAENARYESLYGG, encoded by the coding sequence ATGAGGGGGCTCCTTAAGACCGGCCTCGCGCTGGGCGTCGCCGTCCTCGCCGCCGGAGCTCTGCGCAGAGCCCTGCGGGGTCGTTCCGGAGACGGACCCGGGAGCGGGCGGGAGCGCGGAGGGTCTTTGGTCCGGGAGTCTGCCCGCGGGTGTTCTGCGGGCGTTGTCTTCGGCGCCGCAGCCTCGGGGCTGACCATGAGGCGGGACCGGGTGTATGCGCTCGGGCTCCTGGTCCCCTTCGCCGTACACGGCCTCGCCCTCAAGGTGTCGAGCGTGCTGGGCCTCAGGTCCGGCGGGGCGAGACCCGGCGAGACCCTCCTGCTCGTGCGCTCCGACCTTCTCTTCAACCTGGGATACTCGCTGTTCTGGATGGGGCTTCTGGGCGCGGCGCGCAGCGGACCCGCGCGTTGGGTGGCGGTGGGGCTCTTCCACGCGGCAACCGTGCTCGTGATGTTCGTCAGGGCCGCCGCCCACCAGTTCTTCCGGCAGACCGGCACCACGCTCGACTACCCTATCATCGCCCTGTGGCTCCCGAGGCTGGAGCAGGTCAGGCCGATGCTCGTCCACGGGGTCCCGCGCCCGGCTTGGGCCCTGATGGCTGCCGCGCTGCTCTACGCCGTTCTGGGGCCCCGGCTTCTGGCGGAGCTCTTCGGCCGGTGGAGGGGCTGGCCGGAGGAGCTTGCGGAGACAGAGGAGGTCTGTACTTCCGCTCCCTGGCTTCTCCTTGCGGGGGCCGCGATCTGCGCCCTCTCGCTGCCCGCCGGTCCCGTCCCCGCGGATGTCGGCCGGTCGTTTGTCCGGGACCCCTTCGTCAACGTCGCGCTGAGCGCGCTCCGGAGGCCAGCCGCCCGGAGGAGGGGCCGGAGAGCCGGCCCCGTCCCGAGACCGGCGGCGAGGCTCGTGCGGACGGCGCGCACGCAGAGGCGAGGCGTGGTTCTCGTTCACCTGGAGTCGACCCGGGCAAGCTCCGTAACCCCGTATAACAAGGGTCTCGGGACCACGCCGTTTCTGGAGGAGCTGGCGAAAAGCAGCCTCCTTGTCGAGCGGGCCTACACCACCGTGCCGCACACCTCCAAGGCGAGCGTCTCCGCCAACTGCGGGATCTTCCCGGACCCCGCCCGGGAGCCCACCGAGTCGTACCCGGGCGGACTTCCCGCCCGCGGCCTTGCGGACCTTCTGGGGGAGGAGGGCTACGAGAGCGTCTTTTTCCAGTCGTCGGTCGCGAACTTCGACGACTTCGGCGGGCTCGCAGAGAACCTGGGCTACCGGGAGTACTACCCGCTTGAGTCAATGGACACGGCGGGCTTCGAGCGCCCGAACTACTTCGGCTGCGAGGACGAGGTGATGCTCCGGCCGAGCGAGAGGTGGCTCGCCGGGCGCGGCGAGGGGCCGTTCGTTGCGCACTACCTGACCGGCACGGCCCACCACGACTACCGACCGCCGGCCCGCTACGGTCGCGTCCGGTTTTCGGAGGACGAACTGCTCGACCGCTACCTCAACTGCGTCCGCTACCAGGACTTCTTCCTGAGGAACCTTATCGAGCAGTACAAGAAGCTCGGGCTCTACGGGAACGCTTTGTTCGTGATCTTCGGCGACCACGGGGAGGGCTTCGGCGAGCACGGCCGCTACGGTCACGAGGACGTCCCCTACGAGGAGGGCCTGAGGATACCGCTCATGGTCCACGCTCCGGGGTGGTTCCGGAGGGGCGAGCGGGTCCCGGGTCCAGCGAACCTCACGGACATCCTGCCGACCGTGCTGGACCTGCTCGGTTACGAGGTGGAGGGCGGAGACTACCTGGGGCACTCGCTGCTGCGCCCGCTCCCCGAGGAGCGCATCCTGCGCTTCAGTTGCTTTAACGAAGGGAAGTGCCTGGCGAGCCTCGACGGCTCCATAAAGTACGTCCACCACTACGACGACCGGCCCGACGAGCTCTTCGACCTCGCCGCGGACCCTCTCGAACGGCGCAACCTCGCCGGCGAGCGCCCGGCGGAGGCGAGGGAGCGCCGCAGAGACCTTCTTGCGTGGCGTTCGGCGGAGAACGCCCGGTACGAGAGCCTGTACGGAGGATGA
- a CDS encoding aminotransferase class I/II-fold pyridoxal phosphate-dependent enzyme → MRNRKVALGMQRPGRLDRAASVPDARRTPAEDVFEKAYGFTRADEAKAAGVYPYFRAIAEQHGGAVTVEGREMIITGSNDYLGLTQDARLKEAARASLDKYGTSCTGSRFLTGTLSLHEELERRLEDFLKAEAVLTFSAGFLGALAVLSALAGRQDILYFDRENHACLYDGARLSFGTLRKYRHNDLSSLRHLLERDAGRPGGRMIVTDGVFSMSGHIADLPGLVDLAREYGARLVVDDAHATGVLGEHGRGTAEHFGLEGEVDLVIGTFSKSFASLGGFVAGPRAVIDYIKHHARPFIFTAALPAPQVATALKALEVMSTEPRHRKKLWQNVERLRRGINGLGFDTLGSETPIVPVLVGPDELTVLFWRALWEEGIFTTPALPPGVPSGRSLIRTSVNADHTPEQIDRIVEAFAKTGERLGTSE, encoded by the coding sequence ATGAGAAACCGCAAAGTCGCTTTGGGGATGCAGAGACCAGGCAGGCTCGACCGCGCGGCCTCGGTCCCCGACGCCAGACGTACACCGGCCGAGGACGTCTTCGAGAAAGCCTACGGGTTCACCCGCGCAGACGAAGCGAAGGCCGCCGGAGTCTACCCTTACTTCAGGGCCATCGCCGAGCAGCACGGCGGCGCGGTAACGGTGGAGGGGCGGGAGATGATCATCACCGGCTCCAACGACTACCTCGGGCTCACTCAGGATGCGCGTCTTAAGGAAGCGGCCCGCGCCTCGCTCGACAAGTACGGCACGAGCTGCACCGGCTCGCGCTTTCTGACGGGGACGCTCTCCCTGCACGAGGAGCTGGAGCGGCGGCTGGAGGACTTCCTGAAGGCCGAGGCGGTCCTTACCTTCAGCGCTGGGTTTCTCGGCGCGCTTGCGGTCCTGAGCGCGCTCGCGGGCCGGCAGGACATCCTCTACTTCGACCGCGAGAACCACGCCTGCCTCTACGACGGCGCCCGGCTCTCTTTCGGGACGCTGCGCAAGTACCGGCACAACGACCTGAGCAGCCTCCGGCACCTGCTGGAGAGGGACGCGGGGAGGCCCGGCGGGCGCATGATCGTCACCGACGGCGTCTTCTCCATGAGCGGCCACATCGCCGACCTGCCGGGGCTCGTGGATCTCGCCCGCGAGTACGGGGCCCGGCTCGTCGTGGACGACGCGCACGCGACCGGGGTGCTCGGCGAGCACGGCCGGGGGACGGCCGAGCACTTCGGCCTGGAGGGCGAGGTGGACCTCGTGATCGGCACCTTCTCGAAGTCGTTCGCCTCGCTGGGCGGTTTCGTTGCGGGCCCGAGGGCGGTGATCGACTACATCAAGCACCACGCCCGCCCGTTTATCTTTACGGCGGCGCTCCCGGCGCCCCAGGTCGCAACGGCGCTCAAGGCACTGGAGGTCATGTCCACCGAACCGCGCCACCGCAAAAAGCTCTGGCAGAACGTCGAGCGGCTGCGCCGGGGAATAAACGGGCTGGGCTTCGACACCCTGGGCTCCGAGACGCCCATAGTGCCGGTGCTTGTAGGTCCGGACGAGCTTACCGTGCTGTTCTGGCGGGCGCTGTGGGAGGAGGGGATCTTCACTACCCCCGCCCTGCCCCCCGGCGTCCCTTCGGGACGGAGCCTTATCCGCACCAGCGTGAACGCCGACCACACCCCGGAGCAGATAGACCGGATCGTCGAGGCGTTCGCAAAGACCGGCGAACGCCTCGGCACAAGTGAGTGA
- a CDS encoding NAD-dependent epimerase/dehydratase family protein — protein MTGATGFVGGHLARAFVREGYRVRCALRAFSDPRPLSGLPGELVRADFDRTSDLSAASKGVDVVVHAAGITRARHPGDYHRVNAGITRRLAAAALREGVGRFVLVSSLAARGPDARSAGGDRPASPYGVSKLEAERCLRSLGGGMETVVLRPAAVYGPRDRDFLPLFRMARRGLLVLPSGRGSLQPVYAPDVARAALAAARGGAGFGPFPLAERRRYTWKEVAAALEQALGRRVRVLRVPAVASVAAGRAAEGAARLLGSEPLFDERRARDLAVHAWTCDTTATERALGWRAGVPLPEGLKRTLRWYRREGWL, from the coding sequence ATCACCGGCGCAACCGGCTTCGTGGGCGGCCACCTCGCCCGCGCCTTTGTCCGGGAGGGCTACCGGGTAAGGTGCGCGCTACGCGCCTTTAGCGACCCCCGCCCGCTCTCCGGCCTCCCGGGCGAGCTTGTACGGGCGGACTTCGACCGTACCTCAGACCTCTCGGCCGCCTCGAAGGGCGTCGACGTCGTCGTTCACGCGGCGGGCATAACGAGGGCCCGCCACCCCGGGGACTATCACCGGGTGAACGCCGGGATCACGCGCCGGCTCGCTGCCGCGGCGCTCAGAGAGGGCGTCGGGCGCTTCGTGCTCGTGAGCAGCCTCGCCGCGCGCGGACCCGACGCCCGCTCCGCCGGTGGCGACCGTCCCGCAAGCCCCTACGGGGTGAGCAAGCTCGAGGCCGAGCGATGCCTCCGCTCTCTTGGCGGCGGGATGGAGACGGTCGTCCTGCGTCCCGCCGCCGTCTACGGCCCGCGCGACCGGGACTTCCTGCCGCTCTTCAGGATGGCCCGGCGGGGTCTTCTGGTCCTCCCTTCGGGGAGGGGCTCGCTGCAACCCGTCTACGCCCCCGACGTGGCCCGCGCCGCTCTGGCCGCGGCCCGCGGAGGGGCGGGCTTCGGCCCCTTCCCGCTCGCCGAGAGGCGGCGTTACACCTGGAAAGAGGTCGCCGCCGCGCTGGAGCAGGCCCTCGGACGCCGCGTAAGGGTGCTCCGCGTGCCCGCCGTCGCCTCTGTTGCCGCGGGCCGGGCGGCCGAAGGGGCGGCGAGGCTTCTCGGCTCGGAGCCGCTCTTCGACGAGCGCCGCGCCCGGGACCTGGCCGTTCACGCCTGGACCTGCGATACCACCGCGACCGAACGGGCCCTCGGCTGGCGCGCCGGGGTGCCGCTCCCCGAGGGCCTGAAGCGGACCCTGCGCTGGTACCGCAGGGAGGGCTGGCTCTGA